One stretch of Meiothermus cerbereus DSM 11376 DNA includes these proteins:
- a CDS encoding DUF7452 domain-containing protein produces MRGKNLFFFTLGAGCVAAGLWGLSVGALTDFTAGSPIRASEVNSNFTTLRTAIQALEQPVGVSRLAIGGTIGDGKVLTAQGGNLVWGDATGGAAFGANLTGNNAAAPGFKVRNEATNSTGIQGEVATTGYGVRGVAIGAGVGVFGETQTSGGVGVLGQTPGTGYGVRGVSDGSGVGVAGEAQGNFGAGVLGRVPGTGWGVRGISSNSGIGVEGESQAGPGAGVSAKASLAGTALLIDGSIGVRGNAPAFLHTATPTNVDASRTIIDNPMTNGDPNAMLVVTYVISATDPLITAPIGVYYDSGSGRWLIFRADGNNMPFGAKFNVLVIKKVP; encoded by the coding sequence ATGCGTGGAAAAAACCTCTTCTTTTTTACCCTGGGCGCAGGTTGTGTGGCAGCGGGGCTGTGGGGCCTCAGCGTAGGGGCTCTGACCGACTTCACGGCGGGTTCGCCGATTAGGGCCAGCGAGGTGAATAGCAACTTCACCACTCTGCGTACCGCCATCCAGGCCCTCGAGCAGCCGGTAGGGGTCAGCCGCCTGGCGATTGGGGGAACCATCGGGGATGGCAAGGTGCTCACGGCCCAGGGCGGTAACCTGGTCTGGGGCGATGCGACGGGCGGGGCGGCCTTTGGGGCCAACCTTACGGGTAACAACGCCGCCGCACCGGGTTTCAAGGTTCGCAACGAAGCCACCAACAGCACCGGCATCCAGGGCGAGGTCGCCACTACGGGCTATGGGGTAAGGGGCGTCGCCATCGGAGCCGGTGTGGGGGTTTTTGGAGAAACGCAGACCAGCGGGGGTGTGGGGGTGTTGGGGCAGACCCCAGGGACCGGCTACGGGGTGAGGGGAGTCTCCGACGGGAGTGGTGTTGGGGTCGCTGGCGAAGCGCAGGGCAATTTCGGAGCAGGGGTGCTGGGAAGAGTACCAGGAACGGGCTGGGGGGTGCGGGGGATCTCCAGTAACAGTGGCATAGGCGTTGAAGGGGAGTCCCAAGCTGGACCTGGAGCTGGGGTTTCGGCCAAGGCTTCTCTTGCGGGCACCGCTTTACTAATTGATGGCAGCATCGGGGTAAGAGGCAACGCACCGGCCTTCCTCCACACCGCCACTCCCACCAACGTCGACGCCAGCCGTACCATCATAGATAACCCCATGACCAACGGCGACCCCAACGCCATGCTCGTCGTTACCTACGTCATCAGCGCAACTGACCCCCTTATCACCGCGCCCATTGGCGTCTACTACGATAGTGGCTCCGGGCGCTGGCTCATCTTCCGCGCCGATGGGAACAATATGCCCTTTGGGGCCAAGTTCAATGTCTTGGTGATTAAGAAGGTACCATGA
- a CDS encoding BTAD domain-containing putative transcriptional regulator, whose amino-acid sequence MLRLELLGPPQVVHIEHELVLPRKAVALVAYLALEGRSERGRLVELLWGSLPEAKGQHSLRQTLYQLTKTPLHSQLHICRSWLELHAGFALDVIEFRQQVEAGHWAEARRLYRGEFLQGWELEEEAYTLWLGQQRERLREQLQAAMRAQARDLEAQGALQQALELYLELLRCDELQEQLYRDVMRLYAALGQPERALAQYQQLQRVLERELALEPLPEIQALAEQIRLRPSAPAAKPQSYRSLAHKPPLVGREDTLQRMQAAWQDGKTLLLAGPAGIGKSRLAEAFLSRQGSYTVLSGQPEETQTPYASMSRWLRQALRANPKVRLKPWVRLEAARLLPELSPTLPPPLEESTQVRFFSALLELLTQAYGCSTFLSEDEHYSDPWSLRVLAAGRGAIRLVATFRPEELLPEVAKRYADWCSSRVAQWFDLEPLSELAVAELIAHLSGRPASLFPRRIYQVTSGNPLFVLETLQSLFELGELRLGEGGVWETPYDEATHDYTELQIAPSVRQTILGRLERQGAAVRRCLEVAALIADSSFDSKTLAEATALSDWEVCEALERAAQARLLEATAQGYGFSHDLIARTIAESLKPDRKRLISARLARHYAGQAVHPARVAGYFQTAGQLEQAAGWWHKAALQARAVLAFREADIYYGLALEALPPEHPERFELLNQRFYLGRQTGTTCLEQQLELLDVLQRNAQTARERSNVWFYRGMVLDDQQDLLGAMEASWRAYAFALQVSVAEAFYPLVFVTHYQRDLGLLEEAMRDGQQLFELASGLSPFYTVEAQVCHSLTLMLQQQAQAALDLLAEAETLMQQHGPAPSDFWLLQERIGIVRARVLNSLGRFAEVAPQLEPLLEKARQGGVQRQELVALLVRAEAGLGLGDTAQVTQDLERGLELAQALNWGWSEVRQLYAELELLQNNPKAALRLAEQALQDARGNLVNRINALFSRGGAWLALGEPVKAEEDLQQALALRASINRFRSVTQAKIEARRLMTIH is encoded by the coding sequence ATGTTGCGGCTGGAATTGCTAGGGCCTCCACAGGTTGTGCATATAGAACACGAGCTGGTGCTGCCCCGCAAGGCGGTGGCGCTGGTGGCCTACCTGGCCCTCGAGGGTCGCAGCGAACGCGGCCGACTGGTGGAGCTGCTGTGGGGAAGTCTGCCGGAGGCCAAAGGACAGCATAGCCTGCGGCAGACCCTCTACCAACTGACCAAAACCCCACTGCACAGCCAACTGCATATCTGTCGTAGCTGGCTCGAGCTCCATGCTGGCTTTGCGCTGGATGTGATTGAGTTTCGGCAGCAGGTGGAGGCGGGCCACTGGGCAGAGGCCCGGCGGCTGTACCGGGGGGAGTTTTTGCAAGGCTGGGAGCTGGAGGAGGAAGCCTATACGTTGTGGTTGGGTCAACAGCGCGAACGGCTGAGGGAACAACTGCAAGCGGCCATGCGGGCGCAAGCCAGGGACCTCGAGGCCCAGGGAGCGCTGCAACAGGCCCTGGAACTCTACCTCGAGCTGCTTCGCTGTGATGAACTACAAGAGCAGCTTTACCGTGATGTGATGCGATTGTATGCAGCTTTGGGCCAACCGGAGCGGGCCCTGGCCCAGTATCAGCAGCTCCAAAGGGTGTTGGAGCGCGAGTTGGCCCTGGAGCCCCTCCCCGAAATCCAGGCACTGGCCGAGCAAATCCGCCTGCGCCCATCTGCCCCTGCTGCGAAGCCACAATCCTACCGCAGTCTCGCCCATAAGCCGCCTCTGGTGGGGCGGGAAGACACCCTCCAGCGAATGCAAGCAGCCTGGCAAGACGGAAAAACACTGCTGCTGGCAGGTCCTGCGGGCATAGGCAAGAGTCGGCTTGCGGAAGCGTTTTTGTCCCGCCAGGGCTCCTACACCGTGCTCTCAGGCCAGCCGGAAGAGACCCAGACCCCCTATGCCTCCATGAGCCGCTGGCTGCGACAGGCTTTGCGGGCCAACCCAAAGGTCAGGCTCAAACCCTGGGTGCGTCTCGAGGCGGCCCGTCTACTGCCCGAGCTCTCGCCCACCCTTCCGCCCCCTTTGGAAGAAAGCACCCAGGTGCGCTTCTTTTCAGCCCTGTTGGAGCTGCTGACTCAGGCCTACGGCTGTAGCACCTTCCTGAGCGAAGACGAACACTACAGCGACCCCTGGAGCCTGCGGGTGTTGGCGGCTGGGCGGGGGGCGATACGCTTGGTGGCCACCTTTCGACCTGAAGAGCTGCTGCCCGAGGTAGCCAAGCGCTATGCAGACTGGTGCAGCAGCAGAGTGGCGCAATGGTTCGACCTCGAGCCCCTGAGCGAGCTTGCAGTCGCCGAGCTAATTGCCCATCTCTCGGGACGTCCGGCTAGTTTGTTCCCCCGGCGGATCTACCAGGTAACCTCGGGCAACCCACTTTTCGTGCTCGAGACCCTGCAGAGCCTGTTTGAATTGGGCGAGTTGCGGTTGGGTGAGGGTGGGGTCTGGGAGACCCCATACGACGAGGCTACCCACGACTATACCGAGTTGCAGATTGCCCCCAGCGTGCGCCAGACCATCCTGGGCCGCCTCGAGCGCCAGGGGGCGGCGGTGCGGCGCTGCTTGGAGGTGGCCGCACTAATTGCCGACAGCAGTTTTGATTCAAAAACCCTGGCCGAGGCCACTGCCCTTTCAGACTGGGAGGTTTGCGAGGCCCTCGAGCGGGCCGCTCAAGCCCGGCTGCTCGAGGCCACCGCACAGGGCTATGGCTTTAGTCACGACCTGATCGCCCGTACGATTGCCGAATCCCTCAAACCCGACCGCAAGCGCCTCATCTCGGCCCGTCTGGCCCGGCACTATGCCGGACAAGCCGTGCATCCGGCCAGGGTAGCGGGTTATTTTCAAACTGCAGGCCAGCTCGAGCAGGCGGCCGGCTGGTGGCACAAAGCCGCCCTTCAGGCCCGCGCAGTGCTGGCTTTTCGTGAGGCGGATATCTACTATGGTTTGGCCCTGGAAGCCCTGCCGCCGGAGCATCCAGAGCGATTCGAGCTTCTCAACCAGCGCTTTTATCTGGGTCGACAAACCGGGACGACCTGCCTCGAGCAACAGCTCGAGCTACTCGATGTTTTGCAGCGCAATGCCCAAACCGCTCGAGAGCGCTCCAACGTCTGGTTTTACCGGGGGATGGTGCTCGACGACCAGCAAGACCTTTTGGGTGCGATGGAAGCCAGTTGGCGGGCCTATGCGTTTGCCCTTCAAGTCTCGGTAGCTGAGGCCTTTTATCCCTTGGTATTTGTGACCCATTATCAGCGCGATTTGGGGCTGCTTGAGGAAGCCATGCGGGATGGGCAGCAGTTATTTGAGTTGGCCTCGGGGCTATCGCCCTTCTACACCGTCGAGGCCCAAGTCTGCCACAGCCTGACCCTGATGCTGCAGCAACAAGCCCAGGCGGCGCTGGACTTGCTGGCGGAAGCCGAAACCCTGATGCAGCAGCACGGCCCCGCGCCTTCGGATTTTTGGTTGTTGCAAGAGCGCATTGGCATTGTGCGGGCGCGGGTTTTGAACAGCCTGGGACGATTTGCCGAGGTGGCCCCCCAGCTCGAGCCTCTGCTCGAGAAGGCGCGCCAAGGTGGGGTACAGCGGCAGGAGCTGGTCGCCTTGCTGGTGCGGGCCGAGGCTGGGTTGGGTTTGGGCGACACCGCCCAGGTCACCCAGGATCTGGAGCGCGGCCTCGAGCTGGCCCAGGCTCTTAACTGGGGCTGGTCGGAGGTGCGGCAGCTTTACGCCGAGCTCGAGCTTCTGCAAAACAACCCCAAGGCCGCCCTGCGCCTGGCTGAGCAGGCCCTTCAGGATGCCAGGGGCAACCTCGTTAACCGGATTAACGCCCTGTTCAGCCGCGGCGGGGCTTGGCTGGCTTTGGGCGAACCGGTGAAAGCTGAAGAAGACCTGCAGCAGGCCCTGGCCTTGCGCGCGAGCATCAACCGTTTTCGCTCCGTCACCCAGGCCAAAATTGAGGCCCGTCGGTTAATGACGATCCACTGA
- a CDS encoding DUF4160 domain-containing protein, translating to MLTLMRRGGFRFYVKSGSAQEKPHIFVTRDGEAWAKFTLKPVGVVINNGLARNELVRLQGMVADLEPQLLQLWWEYAVTQGVKPEPEKDAKHGHKPDASVETPLTPVEQTAEVGSLEPV from the coding sequence ATGTTGACGCTGATGCGACGGGGTGGTTTTCGCTTTTATGTCAAGTCGGGCAGCGCCCAGGAAAAACCGCATATTTTTGTGACCCGCGACGGGGAGGCATGGGCCAAGTTCACCCTGAAACCGGTGGGTGTGGTCATCAACAACGGCCTGGCCCGCAACGAGCTGGTTCGCCTACAAGGAATGGTGGCCGACCTCGAGCCCCAGCTTTTACAGCTCTGGTGGGAATATGCTGTTACCCAGGGGGTCAAGCCCGAGCCTGAGAAAGACGCCAAACATGGACATAAGCCTGACGCGTCCGTCGAAACACCTTTAACACCGGTCGAGCAGACAGCCGAAGTGGGCTCGCTAGAGCCTGTTTAA
- a CDS encoding TRAP transporter permease, producing MEIPKDSAGRTTPLGRIIWFILLVAALFSLYLVLHPFTPLSRENISILDQVQLRRATHVLLLLVAGYLITSQLHAAKPTMGSWVFALLSLPFLYTFWVPNVPGVDIPLLGKLMGTLAWALAVGPNLLPRLRRYADIAAALLAIAPWAYQVRYYEELVNRAVIPAGWDMAMSFTIIILVLGLVSRLLGPIMPSLVLIFLTYNMYGQYVPGTFRGAKNGIDLILGKTFNETEAGIYGLITGVSAKYIVYFTILSGLIGALGLGKVVANMALAMVGRTPQTPGRVTGIASVFMGMFSGSGAADTQFVATLTKPLYERANYDKMIAAGLVATAGTIALITPPVLGSIAFVMVEILQISYLWVVIMALGPMLLYLLGILTFNEFYARKAKLPPVGADIPLGRRYALRYSTIFIPIVLIVTLLYLGTEVATAVYLAALAFVLITYLDPTLRPAPLNEAMQGSAYKIGLPLGIVLGIVGSLTPLLAGWNLGNIPVLPITLAVLGLLLGTFVYPAAVTGKLRAAIEPIAQGLVEGFRQLIPIGSAIVAANLIFGMMVITGLPSKFSIFLGQVSGESLLLATLVTAVFSLVLGMGVPPTATYVLTASLTAPAIIKIAAANFQGYGLEPQQAVLAATLATHMFLFYYAVLADVTPPVALSGYAAASVFKTNPILTGVYAARVALAKYIIGFFFLLSFTGTGLLILPVLQNVPGIEGWLIILERFFFTAVAIIFLAAATVGYTRHPLRRWESWVMGLLALALFYPYPNLWMAFVPFALGLLFFLRGEQKATPRPQSAD from the coding sequence ATGGAGATACCCAAGGACAGCGCAGGTAGAACCACCCCGCTGGGACGCATCATCTGGTTCATCCTCCTGGTGGCGGCTTTGTTCAGCCTGTACCTGGTGCTTCATCCTTTCACGCCGTTGAGTCGGGAGAATATCAGCATTCTGGATCAGGTGCAGCTACGACGGGCCACCCACGTGCTGCTGCTGCTGGTGGCTGGCTACCTGATTACCTCGCAACTGCATGCCGCAAAGCCCACCATGGGCTCCTGGGTTTTTGCGCTTTTGTCGCTACCGTTCTTGTACACCTTCTGGGTGCCTAACGTGCCTGGGGTGGATATTCCCCTGCTCGGCAAGCTAATGGGCACCCTGGCCTGGGCCCTTGCGGTAGGCCCCAACCTGCTGCCGCGGTTGCGGCGCTACGCCGATATAGCCGCAGCTTTACTGGCCATTGCGCCCTGGGCCTACCAGGTGCGCTACTACGAAGAACTGGTCAACCGGGCGGTAATTCCCGCAGGCTGGGACATGGCCATGTCCTTCACCATCATCATTCTGGTGCTGGGGCTGGTGAGCAGGCTGCTGGGCCCCATCATGCCCTCGCTGGTGCTTATTTTCCTGACCTACAACATGTACGGCCAGTATGTGCCCGGTACCTTCCGGGGGGCCAAAAACGGCATCGACCTGATCCTGGGCAAAACCTTCAACGAAACCGAGGCCGGCATCTATGGCCTTATCACTGGGGTTTCGGCCAAATATATCGTCTACTTCACCATTCTCTCGGGACTCATTGGAGCCCTGGGGCTGGGTAAGGTGGTGGCCAATATGGCCCTGGCCATGGTGGGCCGCACCCCCCAGACCCCTGGCCGGGTAACCGGCATCGCCTCGGTGTTTATGGGTATGTTTAGCGGCTCTGGGGCTGCCGATACCCAGTTCGTGGCTACCCTGACCAAGCCCCTTTACGAAAGAGCCAACTACGACAAGATGATCGCCGCTGGCCTGGTGGCCACCGCCGGCACCATTGCCCTGATTACGCCGCCAGTTCTAGGCTCCATCGCCTTTGTGATGGTGGAAATCCTGCAGATCAGCTACCTCTGGGTGGTGATTATGGCCCTGGGGCCCATGCTGCTGTATCTGTTGGGGATTCTCACCTTCAACGAGTTCTATGCCCGCAAGGCCAAGCTACCCCCGGTGGGAGCGGATATTCCTCTGGGACGACGCTACGCCCTGCGCTACAGCACCATCTTTATCCCGATTGTTTTAATCGTGACTTTGCTATACCTGGGCACTGAAGTGGCCACTGCAGTCTATCTGGCGGCGCTGGCCTTTGTGTTGATCACCTACCTCGACCCTACCCTGCGGCCTGCCCCGCTGAACGAGGCCATGCAGGGATCGGCCTACAAGATTGGGCTGCCCCTGGGCATTGTTCTGGGCATCGTGGGTAGTTTGACCCCATTGCTGGCGGGGTGGAACCTGGGCAACATCCCGGTGCTGCCCATTACGCTGGCGGTGTTGGGACTGCTGTTGGGTACGTTTGTGTACCCTGCTGCGGTCACAGGCAAGTTGCGCGCGGCCATCGAACCCATTGCCCAGGGTTTGGTGGAGGGTTTTCGCCAACTGATTCCCATCGGCTCGGCCATTGTGGCGGCCAACCTTATTTTCGGCATGATGGTGATCACCGGGCTACCCTCCAAATTCTCGATTTTTCTGGGGCAGGTCTCGGGGGAAAGCCTGCTGCTGGCTACGCTGGTCACGGCGGTTTTTAGCCTGGTTCTGGGGATGGGCGTACCCCCAACGGCCACCTACGTGCTCACTGCCTCGCTCACGGCGCCGGCCATCATCAAAATTGCCGCGGCCAATTTCCAAGGCTATGGCCTCGAGCCCCAGCAGGCTGTGCTGGCCGCGACCCTGGCCACCCACATGTTCCTCTTCTACTATGCGGTGCTGGCCGACGTCACCCCACCGGTAGCGCTCTCCGGCTATGCGGCGGCCTCGGTGTTCAAAACCAACCCCATCCTGACCGGGGTGTATGCGGCACGGGTGGCGCTGGCCAAGTACATCATCGGCTTCTTCTTCCTGCTCTCCTTTACCGGCACCGGCCTGCTCATTCTGCCGGTGCTGCAGAATGTGCCGGGAATAGAGGGGTGGTTGATTATCCTCGAGCGCTTCTTCTTTACGGCGGTCGCCATTATTTTCCTGGCTGCGGCCACGGTGGGTTATACCCGTCACCCGTTGCGGCGCTGGGAAAGCTGGGTGATGGGCCTCTTGGCCCTGGCCCTGTTCTATCCTTATCCCAACCTTTGGATGGCCTTTGTTCCCTTTGCGCTGGGGCTGCTGTTCTTTTTGCGGGGCGAGCAGAAGGCAACCCCCCGGCCCCAGTCAGCCGACTAG
- a CDS encoding TAXI family TRAP transporter solute-binding subunit — protein sequence MKLWKLAMVVLMLLVGTAFAQQRPRVVIPTGSTGGVFFFYGQAIAKILSEAGVADATAQQTGGSYDNLLLLRDRTDPRSNTYYCALATTDSALVTYTGEEPRFAQRKADMQRIMFYMYPSLIHIVTTEKSGIKYVGDLRGKRVSTGQPGSSTENLALLVLKGAGVDVREFAKRERLPAAESAKALSEGTIDAYFWVGGVPTSSVVELAQSLARKGDQIKLVDSPRTGPTAQLLLKEFPGIITTGKLPKSAYGTKDDVFALYTGNVFLCPASMPDDLAAAIMKAVFSNLQTLVTTTAAARDTTIKNTVDLYNQKMVVPFHPGAVRYLREVGAIR from the coding sequence ATGAAATTGTGGAAACTTGCGATGGTTGTTTTGATGCTGCTGGTAGGCACGGCGTTTGCTCAGCAGCGTCCCAGGGTGGTTATCCCTACAGGCAGCACCGGTGGGGTATTTTTCTTTTACGGGCAGGCTATCGCCAAGATTTTGAGCGAGGCGGGCGTTGCCGACGCCACAGCCCAGCAGACGGGCGGCTCCTACGACAACCTGCTGCTCTTGCGCGACCGCACCGACCCCCGCTCCAACACCTACTACTGCGCCCTTGCCACCACCGACTCGGCCCTGGTTACCTACACCGGTGAGGAACCCCGCTTTGCCCAGCGCAAGGCCGATATGCAGCGCATCATGTTCTACATGTACCCCAGCCTGATTCATATCGTGACCACCGAAAAGTCGGGCATCAAGTATGTGGGTGATCTGCGCGGTAAAAGGGTATCGACCGGGCAGCCCGGCTCCTCCACGGAAAACCTGGCCCTGCTGGTGCTCAAAGGCGCCGGGGTGGATGTGCGTGAGTTTGCCAAGCGCGAGCGCCTGCCCGCTGCCGAGTCGGCCAAGGCCCTTTCCGAAGGCACCATCGACGCCTACTTCTGGGTGGGGGGTGTGCCCACCTCGAGCGTAGTCGAGCTGGCCCAGAGTCTGGCCCGTAAAGGCGACCAGATTAAGTTGGTGGACTCGCCCCGCACAGGCCCCACCGCGCAACTTTTGCTCAAGGAGTTCCCCGGTATTATCACCACCGGTAAGCTGCCAAAGAGTGCCTACGGCACTAAAGACGACGTATTTGCACTCTACACGGGCAACGTCTTTCTGTGTCCGGCCTCCATGCCCGACGACCTGGCCGCCGCCATCATGAAAGCGGTGTTCAGCAACCTGCAGACCCTGGTGACCACCACCGCTGCCGCACGGGACACCACCATCAAGAACACCGTAGACCTGTACAACCAGAAAATGGTGGTTCCCTTCCACCCTGGCGCCGTGCGCTACCTGCGTGAAGTTGGCGCCATTCGCTAA
- a CDS encoding GntR family transcriptional regulator — translation MKADSAPRQKVLPKARLQSQRLADQAYALLRAQILNGELPPGHALSVPKLSRLLGVSRSPVREAVLQLVADGLAQEEAHKGAVVAHFGLEDALQILEAREALELASVQLGVRRATTRDLEELQRILQAQAETVQNGDLEGYQATDLQFHKMLGSLSYNPVLERMVGLLKDQFHLALEPAARSLGQLERGFQEHQEVLKALEARSAPQAARALQKHFERIRESLESWLAARG, via the coding sequence ATGAAAGCTGATTCGGCCCCCAGGCAAAAAGTTTTACCAAAAGCCAGGCTGCAGTCCCAACGCCTGGCCGATCAGGCCTACGCCTTGCTTCGTGCCCAAATTCTAAATGGCGAGCTGCCTCCAGGGCATGCCCTGAGCGTTCCCAAGCTCTCCCGTCTGCTGGGGGTTTCACGCAGTCCGGTGCGCGAGGCGGTCTTGCAGCTCGTAGCCGATGGCCTGGCCCAGGAAGAGGCCCACAAGGGAGCTGTGGTAGCCCATTTTGGCCTCGAGGACGCCCTGCAAATACTCGAGGCCCGGGAAGCGCTGGAGCTGGCCTCGGTGCAGCTGGGCGTCCGCCGCGCTACCACGCGCGACCTGGAGGAGCTCCAGCGTATCTTGCAAGCACAGGCCGAAACTGTTCAAAACGGCGACCTCGAGGGCTATCAGGCCACCGACCTGCAGTTTCACAAAATGCTGGGCAGCCTGAGCTATAACCCCGTACTGGAGCGCATGGTGGGGCTACTCAAGGATCAGTTCCACCTGGCCTTAGAACCCGCAGCCCGCAGCCTGGGTCAGCTCGAGCGGGGGTTCCAGGAACATCAGGAGGTGCTAAAGGCCCTCGAGGCCCGCAGTGCCCCGCAAGCCGCCAGAGCCCTGCAAAAACACTTCGAGCGCATCCGCGAAAGCCTGGAAAGTTGGCTGGCTGCAAGAGGCTAG
- a CDS encoding MFS transporter has translation MLALALLRDPKYRTYWIALFLSQMGTWMQAATQGWLVLELTGSAERLGLVVALQFLPSLLFSIPAGVLSDRYSRRNLLFITQGGMAMLAFGMFALIASGLVRYEHVLVFAFLYGIFNAADLPVRQAFTVELAGKERYPGAIALNSFGFNTSRLVGPALAGLLIAGLGLSWSYLANALSFFPLILVLFSVPNSRLEARRDGVIKEALEGMRFVWGHPLVRQVVVLVGLTSLLGMNFQTIVPAYARLELKLDAQGFGFLMSAVGLGSIVAALMQALASRARPLRAVLGSALLGLALIALALPLPTGWVAFTFGLAGLGMITTLINSNTTVQLLAPDRIRGRVMSVYSMVLLGSGPLGAYISGWLIDTLGARFGVATMGLLTLLAALWMIRLPWPKVLTPAPAPKVEPPIPPPQVASD, from the coding sequence GTGCTGGCGTTGGCCTTATTGCGCGACCCCAAATACCGCACTTACTGGATTGCGCTGTTTCTTTCCCAGATGGGCACCTGGATGCAGGCGGCCACCCAGGGCTGGCTGGTGCTCGAGCTCACTGGCAGTGCCGAGCGGCTGGGTCTGGTGGTAGCGCTACAGTTTTTGCCCTCTTTGCTTTTCTCGATACCCGCAGGGGTGCTCTCCGATCGCTATAGCCGCCGCAACCTGCTTTTCATAACCCAGGGCGGCATGGCCATGCTGGCTTTTGGCATGTTTGCACTCATTGCCAGTGGGCTGGTGCGCTACGAGCACGTGCTGGTGTTTGCTTTTCTATACGGCATCTTCAATGCCGCCGACCTGCCGGTGCGGCAAGCTTTCACCGTGGAGCTAGCGGGCAAAGAACGCTACCCGGGTGCCATCGCGCTTAACTCCTTTGGCTTCAATACCTCGAGGTTGGTAGGGCCCGCTTTAGCCGGGTTGCTGATTGCAGGTTTGGGCCTTTCCTGGAGCTACCTGGCCAACGCACTCTCCTTTTTTCCATTAATTCTGGTGTTGTTTAGTGTGCCCAACTCGAGGCTCGAGGCCCGGCGCGACGGGGTCATAAAGGAAGCCCTCGAGGGCATGCGCTTTGTATGGGGGCATCCGCTGGTGCGGCAGGTGGTGGTGCTGGTGGGCCTCACCAGCCTGCTGGGCATGAACTTTCAAACCATCGTGCCGGCCTACGCAAGGCTCGAGCTAAAACTCGACGCCCAGGGCTTTGGCTTCTTGATGTCAGCGGTAGGACTGGGCTCCATCGTGGCGGCCCTGATGCAGGCCCTTGCTTCCCGGGCCCGGCCCTTGCGGGCTGTGCTGGGCAGTGCTTTGCTGGGTTTGGCGCTTATCGCCCTGGCCCTACCTCTGCCCACCGGCTGGGTGGCCTTCACTTTTGGCCTAGCTGGGCTGGGCATGATTACCACCCTGATAAACTCCAACACCACCGTGCAACTGCTGGCCCCCGACCGCATCCGAGGCCGGGTGATGTCGGTTTATTCTATGGTTTTATTGGGCTCCGGCCCGCTGGGGGCCTATATTTCTGGTTGGCTGATAGACACCCTGGGGGCCCGCTTCGGTGTGGCCACCATGGGCCTGCTCACCCTTTTGGCCGCCCTCTGGATGATCCGGCTTCCCTGGCCCAAAGTACTAACCCCTGCGCCAGCCCCTAAAGTTGAGCCGCCCATACCACCTCCCCAGGTTGCCTCAGACTGA
- a CDS encoding phosphotransferase family protein produces MEIVPALEARYRMRLTPLVGGAEARTFAGDGLVFKVYPPQASQPGGIYAARLEALNMTKAGLGEWVVEAYSLEQYGILVTRRYPGANFTPERFSQAALDELAQFFVRLHAIQEPGVVSRSRLQDRLRQFGSTLHDLPQAQQLVGWLWQHLEEIAGTPQAFCHRDPHAGNILLKHPEAHGVPEALVVDWIRAQADDPARDLAILTTGTLAMLGEEQALASLQHIVAHYPEPNALWRRLRFWIPLTYLHDMHWFRTKEPSGFEAAVAEKMPKALRFYQKKLELA; encoded by the coding sequence ATGGAGATTGTTCCGGCCCTCGAGGCCCGCTATCGGATGCGACTTACTCCGCTGGTGGGCGGCGCTGAAGCCCGTACCTTTGCGGGGGATGGGCTGGTTTTCAAGGTTTATCCGCCCCAAGCTTCTCAGCCCGGTGGCATTTATGCCGCGCGGCTCGAGGCCCTCAACATGACCAAAGCCGGGCTGGGCGAGTGGGTGGTGGAAGCCTACAGCCTGGAGCAATACGGCATCCTGGTCACCCGGCGTTACCCTGGGGCAAACTTCACCCCCGAGCGCTTTAGCCAGGCTGCCCTGGACGAACTGGCACAGTTTTTTGTCCGCCTTCATGCCATCCAGGAGCCTGGGGTGGTCAGTCGCTCGCGCCTACAAGACCGCCTGCGCCAGTTTGGCAGCACCCTGCACGACCTGCCCCAGGCCCAGCAGCTGGTCGGCTGGCTCTGGCAACACCTCGAGGAGATCGCCGGAACGCCCCAGGCTTTCTGCCACCGCGACCCTCATGCCGGCAACATTCTTCTGAAGCACCCAGAAGCCCACGGGGTACCAGAGGCCTTGGTCGTGGATTGGATTCGCGCCCAGGCCGACGACCCTGCTCGCGACCTGGCTATCCTGACCACCGGAACCCTGGCCATGCTGGGGGAAGAGCAGGCTTTGGCGTCTCTGCAGCACATTGTGGCCCACTACCCTGAGCCCAACGCCCTTTGGCGCCGATTACGCTTCTGGATACCCCTCACCTACCTGCACGATATGCACTGGTTCCGCACCAAAGAACCATCGGGTTTCGAGGCTGCAGTAGCCGAAAAAATGCCCAAAGCGCTGAGGTTTTATCAAAAAAAGCTCGAGCTGGCCTGA